In Alphaproteobacteria bacterium, the following proteins share a genomic window:
- a CDS encoding CocE/NonD family hydrolase, giving the protein MTATIRSDFPYAVRVIEDMWVAMPDGARLAARVWMPQGADTTPLPALLDYLPYRRRDNSRIRDDAMFGYLAGHGYVCVRLDIRGTGDSDGLFDDEYSPQELQDGVDAVAWIAAQPWCSGRVGMLGISWGGFNSLQIAALRPPALKAIITCCSTDDRYADDIHYMGGSLLIDNFSWAATMFARLTVAPDPAIVGDGWRRMWLERLENHRPPLNTWLAHQRRDDFWRHGSVGEDHGAIQCPVMALGGWADSYTNAIPRLMAGLTVPRQAIIGAWSHKWGFDGGPGPTVGMLQEMLRWWDHWLKDVDTGITDEPMLRAWMQESVPPAAGYALRPGRWIAEPVWPPADGITVRELALNHDGMAESRGQTVPLDVASPQDTGQACGEWCAHDTGTDLPTDQRLDDAFSLTFDSEPLEETIEMLGAPVVTLELASDRPVALVAVRLNDVRPDGTVARISFGILNLTHRHGHDRVVPMVPGERTSVRVQLNDIGQQVPKGHRLRVAISTAYWPMVWPSPEPVRLTVFAGASAVHLPLRAPRPEDARISFRPPETAPPARTTVLEPSTETQTVTRDVASGELRSLITFNQGLVRLEDTGNALGAWRSEDMRICPDDPLSARGEINYDFSLGKGDWQTRVHTRSRIASDHTHFILSNDIEAYEGDTRIFARTFDTRIPRDGN; this is encoded by the coding sequence ATGACGGCAACAATCCGCAGCGACTTTCCCTACGCCGTGCGGGTTATCGAGGACATGTGGGTGGCCATGCCCGACGGCGCCCGCCTGGCCGCCCGTGTGTGGATGCCGCAGGGCGCGGACACGACACCGCTGCCCGCCCTGCTGGACTATCTGCCCTATCGCCGGCGTGACAATTCCCGCATCCGCGACGACGCCATGTTCGGCTATCTCGCCGGCCATGGTTATGTCTGCGTCCGGCTTGACATCCGCGGCACCGGCGATTCCGATGGCCTGTTCGATGATGAATATTCGCCGCAGGAGCTGCAGGACGGGGTGGACGCGGTGGCGTGGATCGCCGCCCAGCCGTGGTGCAGTGGCCGTGTCGGCATGCTGGGCATTTCCTGGGGCGGCTTCAATTCCCTGCAGATTGCGGCGCTCCGGCCGCCGGCCTTGAAAGCGATCATTACCTGCTGTTCGACCGACGACCGCTACGCCGACGACATCCACTACATGGGCGGCAGCCTCCTGATCGACAATTTCTCCTGGGCCGCGACCATGTTCGCCAGGCTCACCGTGGCGCCGGATCCGGCCATCGTCGGCGACGGCTGGCGCCGTATGTGGCTGGAGCGGTTGGAGAACCACCGGCCGCCGCTCAATACCTGGCTGGCCCACCAGCGCCGTGACGACTTCTGGCGCCACGGCAGCGTCGGCGAAGACCATGGCGCCATTCAGTGCCCGGTCATGGCGCTGGGCGGCTGGGCGGATTCCTACACCAACGCCATTCCCCGCCTGATGGCCGGCCTGACGGTGCCACGCCAGGCGATCATCGGCGCCTGGTCGCACAAGTGGGGCTTCGACGGCGGGCCGGGGCCCACTGTGGGCATGCTTCAGGAAATGCTGCGCTGGTGGGACCACTGGTTGAAGGACGTGGACACCGGCATCACCGATGAACCCATGTTGCGCGCCTGGATGCAGGAAAGCGTGCCGCCCGCCGCCGGCTACGCCCTCCGCCCCGGCCGCTGGATCGCCGAGCCGGTGTGGCCGCCGGCGGACGGCATCACCGTGCGCGAGCTGGCGCTCAATCATGACGGCATGGCCGAAAGCCGCGGCCAGACCGTGCCGCTGGACGTAGCCTCACCACAGGATACCGGCCAGGCCTGCGGCGAATGGTGCGCCCACGACACGGGCACCGATCTGCCGACCGACCAGCGGCTGGACGATGCCTTCTCGCTCACCTTCGATTCCGAGCCGCTGGAAGAGACCATAGAAATGCTCGGCGCGCCGGTGGTGACCCTGGAGCTGGCCAGCGACCGGCCGGTCGCCCTCGTCGCCGTGCGGCTCAACGATGTGCGACCAGACGGCACCGTCGCCCGTATCAGTTTCGGCATTCTCAACCTGACCCACCGCCACGGCCATGACCGGGTCGTGCCCATGGTGCCGGGGGAGCGCACAAGCGTTCGGGTGCAGCTCAACGACATCGGCCAGCAGGTGCCGAAGGGCCACCGGCTGCGCGTCGCCATATCCACCGCCTACTGGCCTATGGTCTGGCCCTCGCCGGAGCCGGTGCGCCTGACCGTCTTTGCCGGCGCCAGCGCCGTGCACCTGCCGCTGCGCGCGCCCCGCCCGGAGGATGCGCGCATCTCCTTCCGGCCGCCTGAAACAGCCCCGCCGGCCCGCACCACAGTGCTCGAACCATCCACCGAGACCCAGACTGTCACCCGTGACGTGGCCAGTGGCGAGCTCCGCAGCCTCATCACCTTCAACCAGGGCCTGGTGCGGCTGGAGGACACCGGCAATGCGCTGGGCGCCTGGCGCAGTGAGGACATGCGCATCTGCCCCGACGATCCCCTGTCGGCCCGGGGTGAAATCAACTACGACTTTTCGCTTGGCAAGGGCGACTGGCAGACGCGCGTACATACACGCTCGCGCATTGCCTCGGACCACACCCATTTCATTCTGAGCAACGACATTGAAGCCTATGAAGGCGACACGCGGATCTTCGCCCGCACCTTTGACACACGAATTCCCCGCGACGGCAACTGA
- a CDS encoding GNAT family N-acetyltransferase, producing the protein MTVPIRRIMPDERDSLAVLRGNLWPHTPAAHQSELDRLFADPGFAAFVAERHGRPVAFAEVRRRAYVPGAAAPDTAFLEGIWVAPDHRRQGIATALLHRVAAWARQQGCEDLGSDALLDNTVSHAWHHSMGFSEVERTVSYIRRLAD; encoded by the coding sequence GTGACCGTTCCCATTCGCCGGATCATGCCCGACGAACGGGACAGTCTGGCGGTATTGCGCGGCAATCTGTGGCCCCATACGCCAGCGGCTCACCAGAGCGAGCTGGACCGCCTGTTCGCCGACCCCGGCTTCGCTGCGTTCGTCGCAGAACGCCACGGCCGGCCGGTCGCCTTCGCCGAAGTGCGCCGCCGCGCCTATGTGCCGGGTGCCGCGGCACCCGACACCGCCTTCCTCGAAGGCATCTGGGTCGCACCCGACCACCGGCGGCAGGGCATCGCCACGGCGCTGCTGCACCGGGTCGCGGCGTGGGCCCGCCAGCAGGGATGCGAGGACTTGGGCTCCGACGCCCTGCTGGACAACACCGTCAGCCATGCCTGGCATCACAGCATGGGCTTCAGCGAGGTAGAGCGGACCGTCAGCTACATCCGTCGCCTGGCCGACTGA
- a CDS encoding CocE/NonD family hydrolase: MSKLHSEREGRMALKIQTDFPHKVVEIENFWLTLADGTKLAARAWMPDDAERNPVPVVLQYMPYRKRDFTAVRDETMHKYFAGHGYAAVRVDQRGSGDSEGLMFDEYDIPEIKDGAEVIELLARMPWCSGNVGMLGNSWSGFNALQVATEAPPSLKAIITSCSTDDRYSDDMHYMGGCLLTDIMDWGTVFFGNFPRPPDGKIVGQRWRQMWQERLDNMPFSIETWLRHQRRDDYWKPGSACEDYSRIKCAVYACAGWLDGYSNTVARLLQNLDVPRLGLVGPWKHAFPHVGFPDPAYNWLAEAVGWWDHWLKSVDNGIMNLPMYRAYMQEDLPLTARYDYVPGRWVTEPSWPSPHIKATPLHLAPGRLDGAQGEKAIVTVRTPQTNGLAGGEWCPGGTGGTGAEFATDQREDDGKSVVFDSPVLDQRTEILGAPVIELTLASDKPQANLIARLCDVAPDGASARVSYGVLNLTHRESHEHPRPLEPGRKVRVRLQLNDCAHAFRQGHRMRLALSTTYWPLVWPSPEAATLTVDTADAVLTLPQRAPRPDADWQQPNSEPEGASPPPVTWLRPESYARIIHTDAATQTTDVINRVDAGHYRIDTHGMTVGGTKDETARIREGDPTSAEMIEYRTQDMGRTDSPIHFDLKTRLTCDTAHFFLEGTCDTYEKDKRIHSKVWNLTIPRDHV; encoded by the coding sequence ATGAGCAAACTACACAGCGAAAGGGAGGGCCGCATGGCGCTCAAGATTCAGACGGACTTTCCGCACAAGGTTGTGGAGATCGAGAACTTCTGGCTGACGCTGGCCGACGGCACGAAACTGGCGGCCCGCGCCTGGATGCCGGACGATGCAGAGCGCAATCCCGTGCCGGTGGTTCTGCAATACATGCCCTACCGCAAGCGCGACTTCACCGCCGTCCGCGATGAGACCATGCACAAGTATTTCGCCGGCCATGGCTATGCCGCGGTCAGGGTGGACCAGCGCGGTTCGGGCGATTCCGAAGGCCTGATGTTCGACGAATATGACATTCCGGAAATCAAGGACGGCGCAGAAGTTATCGAACTTCTGGCCCGCATGCCCTGGTGCTCCGGAAACGTCGGGATGCTGGGCAATTCGTGGAGCGGATTCAACGCGCTACAGGTGGCGACCGAGGCTCCGCCGTCGCTCAAGGCGATCATCACAAGCTGTTCCACCGATGATCGCTATTCCGACGACATGCACTATATGGGCGGCTGCCTGCTGACCGACATCATGGACTGGGGCACCGTCTTCTTCGGCAATTTTCCGCGCCCGCCCGACGGCAAGATCGTCGGCCAGCGCTGGCGCCAGATGTGGCAGGAGCGCCTCGATAACATGCCGTTTTCCATCGAAACCTGGCTGCGTCATCAGCGGCGCGACGACTATTGGAAGCCGGGATCGGCGTGCGAGGACTACAGCCGCATCAAATGCGCGGTCTATGCCTGCGCCGGCTGGCTCGACGGCTACTCCAACACCGTCGCCCGCCTGTTGCAGAATCTCGACGTGCCGCGTCTGGGGCTGGTGGGCCCGTGGAAGCACGCCTTCCCTCATGTGGGCTTCCCCGATCCGGCCTACAACTGGCTGGCCGAGGCGGTGGGCTGGTGGGATCACTGGCTCAAAAGCGTGGACAACGGAATCATGAACCTGCCCATGTACCGCGCCTACATGCAGGAAGACCTGCCCCTGACCGCGCGCTATGACTATGTGCCCGGTCGCTGGGTGACAGAACCGTCCTGGCCCTCGCCCCATATCAAGGCGACTCCACTGCACCTGGCGCCCGGTCGTCTCGACGGGGCGCAGGGTGAAAAGGCCATTGTCACGGTCCGCACGCCCCAGACCAACGGGCTCGCCGGCGGCGAATGGTGCCCCGGCGGTACCGGCGGTACCGGCGCGGAGTTCGCCACCGACCAGCGTGAGGATGACGGCAAGTCGGTGGTCTTCGACTCGCCGGTTCTCGACCAGCGCACAGAGATCCTGGGGGCACCGGTGATCGAGCTGACGCTCGCCAGCGACAAGCCCCAGGCCAACCTCATCGCCCGCCTGTGCGACGTGGCGCCGGACGGCGCCTCGGCGCGGGTCAGCTATGGCGTGCTGAACCTGACCCATCGCGAAAGCCATGAGCATCCGCGGCCGCTGGAACCGGGCCGCAAGGTGCGCGTACGGCTGCAACTCAACGACTGCGCCCACGCTTTCCGCCAGGGCCATCGCATGCGCCTGGCCCTGTCCACCACCTACTGGCCGCTGGTCTGGCCATCGCCGGAAGCGGCGACCCTGACGGTGGACACGGCCGACGCGGTGCTGACCTTGCCGCAGCGCGCGCCGCGTCCCGACGCCGACTGGCAGCAGCCCAATTCCGAGCCCGAGGGCGCCTCACCGCCGCCGGTCACCTGGCTGCGGCCGGAAAGCTATGCGCGCATCATCCACACCGACGCGGCGACCCAGACCACCGACGTGATCAACCGGGTGGATGCCGGCCATTACCGCATCGACACTCATGGCATGACCGTCGGCGGCACCAAGGACGAGACCGCGCGCATCCGCGAAGGCGATCCCACCAGCGCCGAGATGATCGAGTATCGTACCCAGGACATGGGTCGTACGGACTCGCCCATCCATTTCGATTTGAAGACGCGGCTGACCTGCGACACGGCGCACTTCTTCCTCGAAGGCACCTGCGACACCTATGAAAAGGACAAACGCATCCACTCCAAGGTGTGGAACCTGACCATTCCCCGCGACCATGTGTGA
- a CDS encoding aminotransferase class V-fold PLP-dependent enzyme, which yields MCDDLYRRWGLRRLLNASGTLTINTASPVPPALRQVADWALARSFVLAELHERAGPVIARATGAESGCITACSAAGITLAVAACMAGADEARVRQLPDTGGMKNEIVLMTGHFVSYGQEVTQAVRLAGGTVVAAGTPARSLRPVSGASCNASHLESVITEQTAAGLFVASWHSQQDGLLDLPTFAAICHGRGVPVVVDAAAEADLHRFHRDGADLVIQSGHKFLAAPTSGVVSGRADLIRAVLAHQAAGIGRAMKVGKEGILGALAALERWQTQDTAAVRQTLLDRLAIAEQAFAGRPGVTTRVGADPTGNPWPDLEVHFDQAATGVDARALAAALYAGDPAVAVRAMPTAGNYLFIDPRALNDDEMAEMCAIILRRVETMGASDTAAGRAVAG from the coding sequence ATGTGTGACGATCTCTACAGGCGCTGGGGACTGCGCCGGCTGCTCAACGCCAGCGGCACCCTGACCATCAACACCGCCTCGCCGGTGCCGCCGGCGCTGCGTCAGGTGGCCGACTGGGCGCTTGCCCGCAGCTTCGTCCTGGCCGAGCTGCACGAACGGGCGGGCCCGGTCATCGCCCGTGCCACCGGTGCGGAAAGTGGCTGCATCACCGCCTGCTCCGCCGCCGGCATCACCCTGGCCGTGGCCGCCTGCATGGCCGGCGCAGACGAAGCCAGAGTGCGGCAGTTGCCGGATACAGGCGGCATGAAGAACGAGATCGTCCTGATGACCGGCCACTTCGTCAGCTATGGCCAGGAGGTGACCCAGGCGGTGCGGCTGGCCGGGGGTACGGTGGTCGCCGCCGGTACGCCGGCCCGGAGCCTGCGCCCGGTCTCCGGTGCATCGTGCAACGCCAGCCACCTGGAATCAGTCATCACCGAGCAGACTGCCGCGGGCCTGTTCGTCGCCTCGTGGCACAGCCAGCAGGACGGGCTGCTGGACCTGCCCACCTTTGCCGCTATCTGCCATGGCCGTGGTGTGCCGGTCGTCGTCGATGCGGCGGCCGAGGCAGACCTCCACCGCTTTCACCGCGATGGCGCCGATCTGGTCATCCAGAGCGGCCATAAGTTCCTCGCCGCCCCCACCTCCGGCGTGGTGTCCGGGCGGGCGGACCTGATCCGCGCCGTGCTCGCCCACCAGGCCGCCGGCATCGGTCGTGCCATGAAGGTAGGCAAGGAGGGGATTCTCGGGGCACTTGCCGCACTGGAACGCTGGCAGACCCAGGATACGGCCGCCGTGCGCCAGACCCTGCTGGACCGGTTGGCCATCGCCGAGCAGGCTTTCGCCGGCCGGCCCGGCGTTACGACGCGGGTCGGCGCCGACCCGACCGGCAATCCCTGGCCTGATCTGGAAGTCCACTTCGATCAGGCGGCCACCGGCGTCGACGCCCGCGCCCTGGCGGCCGCGCTCTATGCCGGCGATCCGGCGGTCGCCGTGCGCGCCATGCCAACCGCGGGTAACTATCTGTTCATCGATCCTCGTGCGCTCAACGATGATGAAATGGCGGAGATGTGCGCCATCATCCTGCGTAGGGTTGAAACCATGGGCGCAAGCGATACGGCGGCGGGACGGGCCGTCGCCGGCTGA